In the Clostridium sp. 'White wine YQ' genome, CTCACGAAGCTGCTATTGCTACCAATACTGGTCACATACTTGTTCATGAAACTGGAGCAATTGAAGCTACTGGCCATAAAGCTATTTCTATAAATGTACCTGATGGAAAGTTAAGACCTAGCGACATACAATTAGCTTTAGATGAGCACACTGATGAACATATGGTCAAACCTAAACTTGTTTATATATCAAATTCAACAGAAATAGGTACCATATATTCTAAATCAGAACTTGAAAACTTAAGTTATTTTTGCAAAGAAAAAAATTTATTTTTATTTTTAGATGGTGCTAGGCTTGGTTCTGCCTTATGCTCAAATGGAAATGATCTAGAATTATCAGACTTAGCAAACTTAACTGATGCCTTTTATATCGGTGGAACAAAAAATGGAGCACTTTTAGGAGAAGCATTAGTTATATGTAATAACTCCTTAAAGGAGGATTTTAGATTCCATATTAAGCAAAAAGGTGCAATGCTTGCTAAAGGCAAGGTTCTTGGAATACAATTCCTTGAACTATTTAAGGATGACTTATATTTTGAATTAGCAAAGCATGCTAATAAGATGGCTGATTTACTGAAAGAAGGAATAGATTCTATGGGATATAAGTATTTGATTGATTCACCATCAAATCAGATATTTCCTATATTCCCTAACTCAATTATTAAAAAGCTAAAAGAAAACTACGCTTTTATAGTTTGGTCAAAAGTAGACGATAATTTTTCATCAATCAGACTAGTAACATCTTGGGCTACTAAAGAACAGGCAGTTAATGACTTTATAAATGATTTAAAATCTCTATCTTAATAAATAGTAAGTGCAGCTTAATCCTAATAAGCTGCACTTTTTCTATATATTATTTTACTTTAAAACTTCCGCAATCTGTTTGTTGAATATTATTTGCTTTATTATCATGTTTTACAATTTGAATCTTGTCTAATGAACAAAATTGTTCCTCTTCACTGTGGAATTTGCATTCAGTAACTATACACCCTATGCTTCTATTTTGGTTCATGACAATCTCCTCCTCAAAATTTATTTGCATATATAGTTTGAACTATAAAGTAGTTTTTATTCTTATTTTTTTGTTTTCTTAACTACTCTAAAATTGCATGAATTGTACTAAATAACTTATCATCGCTTAATGTTTCTCTTAATGCATTTATGAAATAATCTATTTCATCTTTAGTAATTGTTAAAGGTGGCTCCACTTTTAAAACAGCTGGATTATTGCTAGCAATAGAAATTAATATAGCGTGATCCTTAAATAATCTTCCAATTATTTTCCCTACAAAAAATTCCATAGTTGTTTTACTTCTAAGCTTCTTTAAAAACTCAAATTCAACCCCTATTAATAAGCCTTTCCCTCTTATCGCTGATATTTGATGATGTTCCATCATAAGTTCTCTTAATTTCAAGATAGTATAATCACCTATTTCTTTTGCTTTCTCACTTAACTTATCATCTCTTATAATCTCCAATGTTTTGAGGGCACTTATACACGCCATACTATTTCCTCCAAAAGTAGTTTCTAAGAGAGTTGAATTTTTTGCACTCCCATAAACTGAATCCCATATCTTCTTTTTCATTGCTATGCATCCAATAGGAATATATCCACCACTTAATGATTTTGCTAGTAGTAACACATCTGGTACTACTCCCACTTGTTCATACATAAACATACTTCCACATCTTCCTATTCCTGTTTGAATTTCATCAAAGATTAGTAATATATCTTCCTTATTGCATAGTTCTCTTAGTTCTTCTAAAAATCCTTCTGGTGGTAATATGATTCCTGCTTCAGCTTGTATTGGCTCTATTAGTATTGATGTTACATCATATGAATCTACTAGACTCTTAACTTTCTTAATATCTCCAAATGGA is a window encoding:
- a CDS encoding DUF1540 domain-containing protein translates to MNQNRSIGCIVTECKFHSEEEQFCSLDKIQIVKHDNKANNIQQTDCGSFKVK
- a CDS encoding threonine aldolase family protein; the encoded protein is MYSFKNDYSEGAHPRILNALIESNLEQTEGYGEDKYSLEAIEILKSKIQNDTIDIHFFVGGTQTNLTAISAFLRPHEAAIATNTGHILVHETGAIEATGHKAISINVPDGKLRPSDIQLALDEHTDEHMVKPKLVYISNSTEIGTIYSKSELENLSYFCKEKNLFLFLDGARLGSALCSNGNDLELSDLANLTDAFYIGGTKNGALLGEALVICNNSLKEDFRFHIKQKGAMLAKGKVLGIQFLELFKDDLYFELAKHANKMADLLKEGIDSMGYKYLIDSPSNQIFPIFPNSIIKKLKENYAFIVWSKVDDNFSSIRLVTSWATKEQAVNDFINDLKSLS
- a CDS encoding aspartate aminotransferase family protein — encoded protein: MSYINLNEVNKISEEELREIFKEHYNKGLYKVMKSIGIDKIFHKAKGTLVYDEEGKGYLDFIAGFGSLNIGHNDERILNTIIEHSNTPNFIEQSVNIYDGILANNINYLTKGELGNCHFTNSGTEAVEEAIKLSMMKNKKGKIIYFKNAYHGKTLGSLAAMGNKLKKNYNYVKGTFLEAPFGDIKKVKSLVDSYDVTSILIEPIQAEAGIILPPEGFLEELRELCNKEDILLIFDEIQTGIGRCGSMFMYEQVGVVPDVLLLAKSLSGGYIPIGCIAMKKKIWDSVYGSAKNSTLLETTFGGNSMACISALKTLEIIRDDKLSEKAKEIGDYTILKLRELMMEHHQISAIRGKGLLIGVEFEFLKKLRSKTTMEFFVGKIIGRLFKDHAILISIASNNPAVLKVEPPLTITKDEIDYFINALRETLSDDKLFSTIHAILE